The Chryseolinea soli genome contains a region encoding:
- a CDS encoding chromosome segregation protein SMC: MSEFNPEPVEAPKKSNKNAIIIALLSLVIVVQGIKIYLDSQERQEIKTDLTSTEQELATTMQRMSEIKAELDTKIAEVQKLGGDVSDLLKAKGEVEAELKRSKRATGKEIKALKDKVEGYETLLKIKDEEITKLKSVNKELLTENTSLKTEKNQLGDSINRLSQTKDELADKVAIASQLKVENVRIVALSDRGKERESPFKSRQVGKLKVEFNIAENKVAPIEGKKIMIRIVDENGQVLFDVARGSGTFLFNGKEEFYTESQDVLFDNTKQKLSFLYDKGSEYASGTYKLEVYTDDYLMGSGQFTVK, from the coding sequence ATGAGCGAATTCAATCCAGAGCCTGTTGAGGCTCCGAAGAAAAGTAATAAGAACGCCATCATCATCGCCCTCCTTTCCCTGGTGATCGTCGTGCAAGGCATAAAGATCTACCTCGACTCGCAAGAAAGGCAAGAGATCAAAACCGACCTCACTTCTACCGAACAAGAGCTCGCCACTACCATGCAACGCATGAGCGAGATCAAAGCCGAGTTGGACACCAAGATCGCCGAGGTGCAAAAGCTGGGCGGCGACGTGTCTGATTTGTTAAAAGCCAAAGGCGAAGTGGAAGCCGAACTGAAACGCTCCAAGCGTGCCACCGGCAAAGAGATCAAGGCCCTCAAAGACAAAGTGGAAGGATATGAAACGCTGTTGAAGATCAAGGACGAGGAGATCACCAAGCTGAAGTCTGTCAACAAAGAATTGCTCACCGAAAACACATCGCTCAAAACCGAAAAGAACCAATTGGGCGATTCGATAAACCGCCTCAGCCAAACCAAAGATGAACTGGCCGATAAAGTCGCGATAGCGTCGCAGTTGAAAGTTGAAAATGTGCGCATCGTCGCCTTGTCCGATCGCGGCAAAGAGCGCGAGTCACCTTTCAAAAGCCGCCAGGTTGGGAAGCTGAAAGTCGAGTTCAACATCGCCGAAAACAAAGTAGCTCCCATCGAAGGCAAGAAGATCATGATCCGCATCGTGGACGAGAACGGCCAGGTGCTTTTTGACGTGGCCCGCGGCTCCGGAACTTTCCTGTTCAACGGCAAGGAAGAGTTCTACACCGAGTCACAGGACGTGCTCTTCGACAACACCAAACAAAAGCTTTCCTTCCTCTATGACAAAGGATCGGAATATGCCTCCGGCACCTACAAGCTCGAAGTATACACCGACGACTACCTGATGGGCAGCGGACAATTCACCGTAAAATAG
- a CDS encoding O-methyltransferase, with product MTNAFFQLQSYFTYWLDAVGEHSLHSPFFYDFYTQVVRPKKVDADFQTAEKIRQTLLADRRAIAAADLGAASSVLSGHQRSIRDIARTSTSPVKYSKLYARIIKAFHCHEVVELGTSFGINTLYLARFNEGTVHTFEGVSAIADIAQANFDAAGTRDIQLVRGNIDHTLPRFLEDVKSIDFALLDANHRLIPTQQYFEALAMKMHPRSVMVIDDIHHSADMAAAWKAIQRHPLVYATADLFRCGLVFFDPSLNKQHVVLQY from the coding sequence GTGACAAACGCTTTCTTCCAACTTCAATCGTATTTCACCTATTGGCTGGATGCCGTTGGCGAGCACTCGCTGCACTCCCCCTTTTTTTACGACTTCTATACACAAGTTGTCCGTCCCAAAAAAGTGGATGCCGATTTTCAGACGGCTGAGAAGATCCGGCAAACCCTCCTGGCCGACCGTCGCGCTATCGCCGCGGCAGATCTGGGCGCCGCCTCTTCGGTGCTCTCCGGTCATCAAAGATCGATTCGCGACATTGCCCGCACCAGCACCAGTCCGGTCAAATATTCGAAGTTGTATGCGCGCATCATCAAAGCTTTCCACTGCCATGAGGTGGTCGAACTGGGCACCTCCTTTGGGATCAACACGCTATACCTGGCCCGGTTCAATGAAGGAACCGTCCACACGTTCGAGGGCGTGAGCGCCATTGCCGACATTGCTCAAGCCAACTTCGACGCTGCCGGTACCCGGGACATCCAACTCGTGCGCGGCAATATCGATCACACCCTGCCGCGCTTCCTGGAGGACGTGAAATCGATCGACTTCGCCCTCCTGGATGCCAACCACCGCCTCATCCCAACCCAGCAATACTTCGAAGCATTGGCCATGAAAATGCATCCCCGCAGCGTCATGGTCATCGACGACATCCACCACTCGGCCGACATGGCCGCCGCCTGGAAAGCCATCCAGCGACACCCCCTGGTCTATGCCACCGCCGACCTGTTCCGGTGTGGACTGGTGTTCTTCGACCCATCGCTGAACAAACAACACGTTGTTTTACAGTATTAG
- a CDS encoding DUF1501 domain-containing protein, with the protein MANLPFDIEQLKNISRRHFLWESAAGLGAAALGTFLAGCDARNAIPKNLASATDPMLPKPSHFPGKAKRVIYLHMAGAPSQLELFDFKPELQKLHNQLCPPSLLEGKRFAFIRGTPKMLGPQADFKQRGQSGAYVSEHLPHFAKMADEVSFLKGVYTDQFNHAPAQLFVHTGSPRLGRPSIGSWVTYGLGSENNNLPGFVVLTSGGKTPDAGKSVWGSGFLPSVYQGVQCRSEGDPVLFLSDPEGVDRNLKKKTIDAINDVNRQHFQEYNDPETLTRIAQYEMAFRMQVSVPEVMNINSEPEYIHQLYGTTPGKASFANNCLLARKLVEQDVRFVQLFDWGWDSHGTDENLAIDIGFRNKCREIDRAMTALLLDLKQRGLLEETLVVWGGEFGRTPMQENRENKNNPFLGRDHHVEAFTMWMAGGGIKQGMTWGETDEIGYYPINGKVSVHDVQATILNQLGMDHEKLTYHFQGRPFRLTDVAGKVISEIIA; encoded by the coding sequence ATGGCCAACCTTCCTTTTGATATCGAACAACTGAAAAATATTTCCCGGCGGCATTTCCTCTGGGAGAGTGCCGCGGGGTTAGGTGCTGCAGCCTTGGGCACGTTCCTCGCGGGATGTGATGCCCGGAATGCGATACCCAAAAATCTGGCGAGTGCAACTGATCCCATGTTGCCCAAGCCTTCGCATTTCCCCGGCAAGGCAAAGCGTGTCATCTATCTTCACATGGCAGGAGCCCCGTCGCAGTTGGAATTGTTTGACTTCAAACCGGAATTGCAAAAGCTTCACAACCAGCTTTGCCCGCCGTCGCTCCTCGAGGGAAAACGCTTTGCCTTTATTCGCGGCACACCCAAGATGTTGGGACCTCAGGCCGACTTCAAACAGCGCGGCCAATCAGGCGCCTACGTGTCAGAACATTTGCCGCACTTCGCGAAGATGGCGGATGAGGTGTCCTTTTTGAAAGGCGTCTATACCGATCAGTTCAATCATGCCCCCGCACAATTATTTGTACACACGGGCTCTCCGCGTTTGGGCCGGCCCAGCATTGGTTCGTGGGTGACGTATGGGTTAGGATCGGAGAACAACAACCTGCCCGGCTTCGTCGTGCTCACCTCGGGTGGCAAGACGCCTGACGCCGGCAAGAGTGTGTGGGGAAGCGGCTTCCTGCCGTCGGTCTATCAGGGAGTGCAGTGTCGCTCGGAGGGTGATCCTGTGCTGTTTCTCAGCGACCCGGAAGGGGTGGACCGCAACCTGAAGAAGAAGACCATCGATGCGATCAACGACGTGAACCGACAGCACTTTCAGGAATATAATGATCCGGAAACGCTTACCCGGATTGCACAGTATGAAATGGCCTTCCGCATGCAGGTGTCAGTTCCTGAGGTCATGAACATCAATTCTGAACCTGAGTATATACATCAATTGTACGGAACGACCCCCGGGAAGGCGTCTTTTGCCAACAACTGTCTGCTGGCCCGCAAGCTGGTGGAACAGGATGTGCGCTTTGTGCAACTCTTCGATTGGGGGTGGGACAGCCACGGCACCGACGAAAATCTGGCCATCGACATCGGCTTCCGCAACAAATGCCGGGAGATCGACCGCGCCATGACCGCCCTGTTGCTCGACCTGAAGCAACGCGGCCTCCTGGAGGAAACGCTGGTCGTGTGGGGTGGCGAATTTGGAAGAACCCCCATGCAAGAGAACCGCGAGAACAAGAACAACCCATTCCTGGGACGCGACCATCACGTGGAAGCGTTCACCATGTGGATGGCGGGCGGCGGCATCAAGCAAGGCATGACGTGGGGGGAAACCGATGAGATCGGATATTATCCCATCAACGGCAAGGTCTCTGTACACGATGTGCAGGCCACCATACTCAATCAATTGGGCATGGATCATGAAAAGCTGACGTATCACTTCCAGGGAAGACCCTTCCGGCTCACCGATGTGGCGGGTAAAGTCATCTCCGAAATCATTGCCTGA
- a CDS encoding sugar phosphate isomerase/epimerase family protein, which produces MNPLESLSKPFAHHTAAAGFELLIFATNWGYTGSWDEFCAAIKKEGYDGAEAWYPLDATERKSFLDAFHKHNLKYGFLVGGSEADYQKHFQQFKTSLEPAALANPVYINCHSGRDHFSFEQNKTFIDLTTEVSERTKVPIYHETHRSRILYAAPVARQYMEKIAPLRITLDISHWCNVHESFLVDQTETVALALSRTGHIHARIGHAEGPQVNDPRAPEWKDAVDAHFAWWDKVVEAKRKEGKRLTMLTEFGPIDYMPAVPYTRQALANQWEINVHMLKTLRARYA; this is translated from the coding sequence ATGAATCCTTTAGAAAGCTTGTCTAAACCTTTTGCTCACCACACGGCGGCAGCCGGTTTTGAATTGTTGATCTTCGCCACCAACTGGGGCTATACCGGCAGTTGGGACGAGTTTTGTGCCGCCATAAAAAAGGAAGGCTACGACGGTGCCGAAGCCTGGTATCCGCTGGATGCTACGGAGCGCAAAAGCTTTCTCGATGCGTTTCACAAACACAACCTGAAATATGGCTTTCTCGTGGGCGGATCGGAGGCTGACTACCAGAAACATTTCCAGCAATTCAAAACGTCCCTGGAGCCCGCCGCGCTGGCCAATCCCGTCTACATCAATTGCCATTCAGGACGCGATCACTTTTCGTTCGAACAAAACAAGACCTTCATCGACCTCACCACCGAGGTGAGCGAGCGCACGAAGGTGCCCATTTATCACGAGACGCACCGCTCGCGCATTTTATATGCTGCACCGGTGGCCCGGCAGTACATGGAGAAGATCGCGCCACTGCGCATCACGCTCGACATTTCGCATTGGTGCAATGTGCACGAATCGTTTCTCGTGGACCAGACGGAGACTGTAGCCCTGGCGTTGAGTCGCACGGGTCACATCCATGCGCGCATTGGGCATGCCGAAGGGCCGCAGGTGAACGACCCGCGTGCGCCGGAGTGGAAGGACGCCGTGGACGCGCACTTTGCGTGGTGGGATAAGGTCGTGGAGGCGAAGCGCAAGGAGGGCAAACGCCTCACGATGCTCACGGAATTCGGTCCCATCGACTATATGCCGGCCGTGCCTTATACGCGCCAGGCCCTGGCCAATCAATGGGAGATCAATGTCCACATGTTGAAAACACTTCGCGCCCGCTACGCCTGA
- a CDS encoding VOC family protein has translation MGYIISGIQQVGIGVQDADAAWAWYRKHFGMDVPVFKDSATASLMTRYTGDRAEDRYAILAMNMQGGGGFEIWQFTSRTPREPEVEHFLGDTGVFAVKLKTQDIATAYRTLKASGVHILNSVQQSPDGRMHFYVKDPFNNLFEITESKSWFKKAKAITGGVAGCVIGVTDIDKALKLYRDVLGYTEVLYDGQKKFEDFEGVPGGENEFRRVILRSNKNRMGAFCRLLGETELELVEVKNRAPQKIFHDRYWGDLGYIHICFDINGMEQLADRCQQANFSFTVDSRDSFDMGKAAGHFSYCEDPDGTLIEFVETHKIPIVEKIGWYLNIRHRDPGKPLPDWMLGMLALNRVKD, from the coding sequence ATGGGCTATATTATTAGTGGAATTCAGCAGGTTGGGATCGGTGTTCAGGACGCCGATGCGGCCTGGGCATGGTACAGGAAACATTTTGGGATGGATGTCCCGGTTTTTAAAGACAGTGCCACGGCGTCGTTGATGACGCGTTACACAGGTGACCGGGCCGAGGACCGCTATGCCATTCTGGCCATGAACATGCAAGGTGGCGGCGGTTTCGAGATCTGGCAATTTACCAGCCGCACTCCCCGCGAACCTGAAGTGGAGCATTTTCTCGGCGACACGGGCGTCTTTGCCGTGAAACTGAAGACCCAGGATATCGCTACGGCCTATCGCACGTTGAAAGCCAGTGGTGTGCACATCCTCAACAGCGTGCAACAGTCACCCGACGGTCGGATGCACTTCTATGTGAAGGATCCTTTCAACAATCTGTTCGAGATCACGGAAAGCAAAAGCTGGTTCAAGAAGGCCAAAGCGATCACCGGCGGCGTGGCCGGCTGTGTGATCGGGGTGACGGATATCGACAAGGCATTGAAGCTTTATCGCGATGTTCTTGGCTACACCGAGGTGCTTTATGACGGGCAAAAGAAATTCGAAGATTTTGAAGGCGTGCCCGGGGGTGAGAATGAATTCAGGAGGGTGATCCTTCGCTCGAATAAAAACCGGATGGGCGCTTTTTGCAGGCTTTTGGGGGAGACCGAATTGGAATTGGTGGAAGTCAAGAACCGCGCGCCCCAAAAGATATTTCACGATCGTTATTGGGGTGACCTGGGCTACATCCACATCTGCTTTGACATCAATGGCATGGAACAACTTGCCGACCGCTGTCAGCAAGCCAATTTCAGCTTCACGGTCGACAGTCGCGACTCGTTCGACATGGGCAAAGCGGCCGGCCATTTCTCTTACTGTGAAGATCCCGACGGCACACTCATCGAATTTGTCGAGACGCACAAAATACCCATCGTCGAAAAAATAGGATGGTATCTCAACATCCGTCATCGCGATCCGGGCAAGCCTTTGCCGGACTGGATGCTGGGCATGCTGGCGCTGAACCGGGTGAAGGATTAA
- the rpsR gene encoding 30S ribosomal protein S18 has product MTLMNEPIKRAEIKPKYCRFKKNGIKYIDYKDPDFLLKFINEQGKILPRRLTGTSLKFQKKVAQAVKRARHLSLLPYVGDSLK; this is encoded by the coding sequence ATGACATTGATGAACGAACCGATCAAGCGAGCAGAGATCAAACCGAAATACTGCCGCTTCAAAAAGAATGGGATCAAGTACATTGACTACAAGGATCCTGACTTCCTCCTGAAGTTTATCAACGAACAAGGCAAGATCCTTCCCCGGAGACTGACCGGCACCAGCCTGAAGTTCCAGAAGAAAGTGGCACAAGCCGTAAAACGCGCCCGTCACCTGTCTCTCCTGCCGTATGTTGGTGATTCGTTGAAATAA
- the rpsF gene encoding 30S ribosomal protein S6, whose translation MNNYETVFILNPVLSDEQAKDTVEKFVKVLKKANAEILNNEQWGLRKLAYPINKKSTGFYNLIEFSAPSTAINSLETEYRRDESVMRFLTTVLDKHAVVYNERRRKGEFKNKENKKPVKKAEETTR comes from the coding sequence ATGAACAATTACGAGACGGTATTCATTTTAAATCCCGTTTTGTCTGATGAACAGGCAAAGGATACTGTCGAAAAATTCGTGAAAGTGTTGAAGAAAGCTAACGCCGAAATTCTCAATAACGAGCAATGGGGCCTTCGTAAGTTAGCGTATCCTATCAACAAGAAGTCAACCGGCTTTTACAACCTCATCGAATTCTCGGCACCTTCCACCGCTATCAATTCTCTGGAAACGGAGTACAGACGGGACGAATCGGTAATGCGCTTTTTAACGACGGTGCTGGACAAGCATGCCGTGGTGTACAACGAACGCCGCCGCAAGGGCGAATTCAAGAACAAGGAGAACAAGAAACCCGTAAAAAAAGCTGAGGAGACTACGCGATGA
- the apaG gene encoding Co2+/Mg2+ efflux protein ApaG, translating to MVTEITQGIKVSVETEYQPAYSSPSQYHYVFTYRITIENHSEYTIQLLRRHWHIFDAGFTQREVEGEGVVGQQPVLEPGQAHQYVSGCNLKSGIGKMVGTYLMERVVDGTTMQVNIPEFTMVAPLRLN from the coding sequence ATGGTAACGGAAATCACCCAAGGTATCAAGGTAAGTGTCGAGACGGAATACCAGCCGGCGTATTCCAGCCCGAGCCAATACCACTATGTGTTTACCTACCGCATTACCATCGAAAACCACAGCGAATACACCATCCAACTCCTCCGCAGACACTGGCATATTTTTGATGCCGGGTTCACCCAACGCGAAGTGGAAGGTGAAGGTGTGGTAGGCCAGCAACCCGTGCTCGAACCCGGCCAGGCACACCAATATGTTTCCGGCTGCAACCTCAAATCGGGCATTGGCAAAATGGTAGGCACCTACCTGATGGAGCGCGTCGTGGATGGTACCACCATGCAGGTGAATATTCCCGAGTTCACCATGGTTGCCCCTCTCCGACTCAACTGA
- a CDS encoding c-type cytochrome domain-containing protein, with protein sequence MLWLTQIFGRLHPILVHLPIGILFLGFLFECLGFYPGYKGLRRAVQPTIVLGTVSAIFSALSGYFLSREGGYDDRLIVLHQNFGIATAVFATVLCFARQSIITRFPEKKKRKRIRILLFLPLIMLVTVTGHLGGSLTHGEDFLLPPPAANGDDATPAVKIKSIEAADSAVLYGDVIEPILEAKCYSCHSAAKQKGQLRLDSEEFIRKGGKHGVVVKTGVADSSLLYRRLMLPLEDEKHMPPNEKSQLTSSEIALVQAWIEEGASFDKRIQAFRQVARIKGFISSLIAPSHSNDDIPTEEVSPPDEKAVSALTAKGILVVPVSEGNHYLSVSYVNDRKVSDADLRDLLPLTKQIVWLNLGRTKITNEGLKTIAQLTSLRQLHLEYTAIDDAGVKALASLEQLRLLNLVGTNLHDEGLTHIASLKNLKKLFIYKTAVTSAAIEQYSQKAKSVTVDTGSYQLPVLSSDSVVYKRKS encoded by the coding sequence ATGCTTTGGTTGACTCAAATTTTTGGAAGGCTTCACCCCATCCTTGTCCACCTGCCCATCGGCATTTTGTTTCTGGGTTTTCTGTTCGAGTGCCTGGGGTTTTACCCGGGCTATAAAGGTCTGCGAAGGGCGGTGCAGCCCACGATCGTGTTGGGTACGGTGTCGGCCATTTTTTCGGCGCTGAGCGGCTATTTTCTTTCCCGCGAAGGCGGCTACGACGACCGGCTGATCGTGTTGCATCAAAACTTTGGCATTGCTACGGCGGTGTTTGCCACGGTGCTTTGTTTTGCACGGCAGAGCATCATCACCCGTTTCCCCGAAAAGAAAAAGCGAAAACGCATCCGCATCCTGCTGTTCCTGCCCCTGATCATGCTGGTCACCGTCACGGGACATTTGGGAGGCTCGCTCACGCACGGTGAGGACTTCCTCTTGCCGCCACCCGCAGCGAATGGCGACGATGCCACGCCCGCGGTAAAGATCAAATCCATCGAAGCCGCCGACAGTGCTGTGCTCTACGGCGATGTGATAGAGCCCATCCTCGAAGCGAAGTGCTACAGTTGTCACAGCGCTGCCAAACAGAAGGGACAATTGCGTCTGGATTCGGAAGAGTTTATCCGCAAGGGAGGCAAACACGGCGTGGTGGTGAAGACCGGAGTAGCCGACTCCAGTCTGCTGTATCGCCGGCTCATGCTTCCGCTGGAGGATGAAAAGCACATGCCCCCCAATGAGAAATCACAACTCACTTCGTCCGAGATCGCGCTGGTGCAAGCCTGGATCGAGGAGGGCGCCAGTTTTGACAAACGCATCCAAGCCTTCCGTCAAGTGGCGCGGATCAAAGGATTTATTTCGTCACTCATAGCACCGTCGCACAGCAACGACGACATCCCCACAGAAGAGGTTTCGCCTCCCGACGAAAAAGCCGTGAGCGCGTTGACCGCGAAGGGCATCCTGGTGGTGCCCGTAAGCGAAGGAAACCATTATCTTTCGGTGAGCTACGTCAATGACCGCAAAGTCAGTGACGCCGACCTCCGGGATCTACTTCCCCTGACAAAGCAGATCGTCTGGCTGAACCTCGGCCGGACAAAAATTACAAACGAAGGATTGAAAACGATCGCCCAACTCACAAGCCTCCGCCAACTTCACCTGGAATACACAGCGATCGACGATGCCGGAGTGAAAGCGCTGGCGTCACTCGAACAACTGCGACTGCTCAATCTCGTCGGCACAAACCTCCACGACGAGGGACTGACTCACATCGCGTCCCTAAAAAATCTGAAGAAGCTTTTTATTTACAAAACCGCCGTCACGTCAGCGGCCATCGAACAGTATTCTCAAAAAGCAAAAAGCGTTACGGTGGATACGGGAAGCTATCAATTGCCGGTGTTGTCTTCGGATTCGGTTGTTTATAAGCGCAAGAGTTAG
- a CDS encoding DUF1553 domain-containing protein encodes MTACREKKVDFSAQVKPILNKHCISCHGGVKRNANFSLLFRSEALDTAESGKTPIIPGHPEQSEFVRRITSNDPEVRMPYKEHPLSKEDIETLKQWIKEGAEWGDHWAYIPPKATEVPNLEEAQSGFSVDVETWAKNEVDHFVLDKLEKEKLSPSPEADKATLIRRVYFDLTGLPPTPEQASRFIKDTSPKAYETVVDELLASPHFGEKWASWWLDMARYSDTKGYERDVGRTIWRYRDWVINAFNKDMPFDQFTIEQLAGDLLPHPTDDQLIATAFHRNTMNNDEGGTEDEEFRVAALIDRVSTTWQVWQSTTMACVQCHTHPYDPFLHDEYYKSLAFFNNSRDEDTEGEHPNLRTYTPEDQQKLETIRAWVKTHAGPEKETETTRFLKTLEPKYHPHDFDQFVDGELIDTKWLGIRPGGSARLKQIPMDGKKNLIFNYWADAEGGSFAIHQDKLDGPVIASYTLKKTASGVRQAVLLPLHATPGKHDLYFVFHNPKIKPSQSVCAIEWFAFRDELPGSAEMQSTFMHLLNTQVDNTPIMIENNAEQHRQTHVFERGNWLVKGKEVKPDVPTALNPFPKDQPYNRLGFAHWLLEKQNPLTARTMVNRFWEQIFGAGIVETLEDFGTQSAAPTHQELLDWMALRFMNEDQWSMKKLIKTMVMSATYRQESRLTPELLEKDPGNRWLARGPRVRLSSEEVRDQALFAGGMLSKKMFGKSVMPYQPDGIWSSVWSGEYWKESEGEDQYRRSVYTYIKRTSPYPSMMMFDGSSREVCVIRRIRTNTPLQALVTLNDSSYVVAARGLALRMMKDRTDPKDQIKAGYRMILVKDMPGQKLAIMNRLYDEALKEYLKNKDAARKLAATANDSPQLAAMTVVANAMLNLDEVLTKE; translated from the coding sequence ATGACGGCATGCCGCGAGAAAAAAGTAGACTTCAGCGCGCAGGTAAAGCCCATTCTGAACAAGCACTGCATCAGCTGTCATGGAGGGGTGAAGCGAAACGCCAACTTTAGTTTGTTGTTCCGCAGTGAAGCCCTCGATACAGCAGAGTCGGGCAAGACACCCATCATCCCCGGTCATCCCGAGCAAAGCGAATTTGTCCGGCGCATCACGTCGAACGATCCTGAAGTGCGGATGCCCTACAAAGAGCATCCCCTGAGCAAGGAAGACATCGAAACGCTGAAGCAGTGGATCAAAGAAGGGGCGGAGTGGGGCGATCATTGGGCCTACATTCCACCGAAAGCCACAGAAGTACCCAACCTGGAAGAAGCACAATCCGGATTTAGCGTAGACGTTGAAACGTGGGCTAAAAATGAAGTGGATCATTTCGTGCTCGACAAACTTGAAAAAGAAAAGCTGTCACCTTCACCGGAAGCCGATAAGGCTACTTTGATCCGGAGAGTTTACTTCGATCTCACCGGCTTGCCCCCGACACCAGAACAAGCATCACGATTCATAAAAGACACAAGCCCGAAGGCCTATGAAACCGTGGTGGATGAACTCCTGGCATCGCCCCACTTTGGTGAGAAGTGGGCATCGTGGTGGTTGGACATGGCCCGCTATTCCGACACCAAGGGGTATGAGCGCGATGTGGGCCGTACCATCTGGCGTTACCGCGATTGGGTGATCAACGCCTTCAACAAAGACATGCCTTTCGATCAGTTCACCATCGAGCAATTGGCCGGTGACCTGCTTCCTCATCCCACCGACGATCAGTTGATCGCCACCGCCTTCCATCGCAACACGATGAACAATGATGAGGGTGGAACAGAAGATGAAGAGTTTCGTGTGGCCGCGCTGATCGACCGGGTGAGCACCACCTGGCAAGTGTGGCAGAGCACCACCATGGCCTGCGTTCAATGTCATACCCATCCCTACGATCCGTTCCTGCACGACGAGTATTACAAATCATTAGCGTTCTTCAACAATTCGCGCGACGAAGACACCGAAGGCGAGCATCCCAACCTGAGGACCTACACGCCGGAGGATCAACAAAAGCTGGAAACCATCCGCGCCTGGGTGAAGACCCACGCGGGTCCTGAAAAGGAGACAGAGACCACGCGTTTCCTCAAAACGCTGGAACCCAAATATCATCCCCACGACTTCGATCAGTTTGTCGATGGCGAACTCATCGACACCAAATGGCTCGGCATCCGCCCCGGTGGCAGCGCACGCCTGAAACAGATCCCGATGGATGGAAAGAAAAACCTCATCTTCAACTATTGGGCAGACGCCGAAGGCGGATCATTCGCGATCCACCAGGACAAGCTCGACGGTCCCGTGATCGCATCGTACACGCTAAAGAAAACAGCCTCAGGAGTTCGTCAGGCTGTTTTGTTGCCACTGCATGCGACACCGGGCAAACATGATTTGTATTTTGTATTTCACAATCCGAAGATCAAGCCTTCGCAGTCGGTGTGCGCCATCGAGTGGTTTGCGTTCCGCGATGAACTTCCCGGATCCGCTGAAATGCAGAGTACCTTTATGCATTTGCTCAATACCCAGGTCGACAACACGCCGATCATGATCGAGAACAATGCCGAACAACACCGGCAGACCCACGTATTCGAACGCGGCAATTGGCTGGTGAAAGGCAAAGAAGTGAAACCGGATGTGCCGACGGCATTGAATCCCTTCCCAAAAGATCAACCGTACAACCGTCTCGGCTTTGCGCATTGGCTGTTGGAAAAACAGAATCCACTTACGGCGCGCACCATGGTGAACCGCTTCTGGGAGCAGATCTTTGGTGCGGGCATCGTAGAAACGCTGGAAGATTTTGGTACGCAAAGTGCTGCGCCAACGCACCAGGAATTGTTGGACTGGATGGCCCTCCGGTTTATGAACGAAGACCAGTGGAGCATGAAGAAGCTCATCAAAACGATGGTGATGTCGGCGACCTACCGGCAAGAATCACGGCTCACGCCCGAACTGCTGGAGAAGGATCCCGGCAACCGCTGGCTGGCGCGTGGCCCGCGCGTTAGATTGTCGTCGGAAGAAGTGCGCGACCAGGCGTTGTTTGCCGGGGGGATGCTGAGCAAGAAGATGTTTGGCAAAAGCGTGATGCCCTATCAGCCCGATGGTATCTGGAGTTCGGTGTGGAGTGGAGAATACTGGAAGGAAAGCGAGGGCGAAGACCAGTATCGTCGCTCGGTTTATACCTACATCAAACGGACCAGTCCTTATCCGTCGATGATGATGTTCGATGGCTCCAGCCGTGAGGTATGTGTGATCCGGCGGATCCGGACCAACACGCCACTGCAGGCTTTGGTTACCCTGAACGACTCTTCCTATGTGGTTGCTGCGCGGGGTCTTGCGTTGCGCATGATGAAGGACCGTACCGATCCGAAAGACCAGATCAAAGCCGGGTATCGCATGATCCTGGTGAAGGATATGCCCGGGCAAAAGCTCGCGATCATGAACAGACTTTATGATGAGGCTTTAAAGGAGTATCTTAAGAACAAAGACGCGGCCCGGAAACTGGCGGCCACGGCCAACGATTCGCCACAGCTAGCCGCCATGACCGTGGTGGCAAACGCCATGCTGAACCTCGATGAAGTATTAACGAAAGAATGA
- the rplI gene encoding 50S ribosomal protein L9 yields MEVILKQDVTGLGYKNDIVKVKAGYGNNYLIPNGFALIANDSNKRLISENVRQAAHKAAKIKQDAEALAAKVGDLTIEVGTKAGESGKIFGAVTALQIADVLKAKGFDIDRKKVHLKETPKQLGTYTATLDLHKEVKHDIQVKVVAE; encoded by the coding sequence ATGGAAGTAATTTTGAAACAAGACGTAACAGGACTTGGCTATAAGAACGACATCGTGAAGGTGAAAGCTGGATACGGTAATAACTACCTGATCCCCAATGGTTTCGCCCTTATCGCCAACGACTCGAATAAAAGACTGATCAGCGAAAACGTGCGCCAGGCTGCCCACAAGGCTGCCAAGATCAAGCAAGATGCAGAAGCATTGGCCGCTAAAGTTGGCGACCTCACCATCGAGGTGGGAACCAAAGCCGGCGAAAGCGGAAAGATCTTCGGCGCCGTAACGGCCCTCCAGATTGCCGACGTATTGAAAGCCAAAGGCTTTGATATCGACCGCAAGAAAGTTCACCTGAAAGAGACTCCCAAGCAACTTGGCACATACACTGCCACGCTTGACCTTCACAAAGAAGTGAAGCACGACATCCAGGTGAAAGTGGTAGCCGAGTAA